GCCTGATAAAATCCATAGACAGCTGGCCGCGGATAATATCTGGACGGTTCAGCTTAAACCACCGCACAATAAAGGGGCTGAATGATTCAATCCAAAGCTCACCAGCATAGTCTGCAATCTCTTGACAGACATATTCGCAGATCTCGGTGTTATTGTTCCCGGCATGAGGTTTAAGCTCGCAGATTACCGGCACATCAACTAATAGCTCTAAGACTTCCGATAACAGAGGAATGTATTCATGAGACGAACCTAAGCAATACTGCTTCAATTCTGCGTAGGTTAACTCATCTACCCTCTTGTCAACCCCGCACATCCGCAGTAGATCAGGATCATGAAAAACAACAACTTTTTTATCGCGAGTAAGCTGTACATCGAGTTCTATACCGTAACCCCGCTCCTTTGCAAGAAGAAATGCCAGCAGTGAATTCTCCGGCACACCGGCACCATGCAGGCCGCGATGGGCAAACATCTCGGTTGGAAGCCTGATTCCCCGCTTACGGTTAGGCTTAATAAGGACCATAAATGATCCGAACAGAATTAATCCAGCTGATAAAATTCTCAGAACCCAAACCATTAATCAACCACATCCAGCAGTTCTAGTTTATCCTCAGGCAGAAGGGGCCTATGATCGCCGTGTTTTACCATCATCATGGTGCAGAACGCGAGCAGCATAAATACCGCAGCATAAGGAAAGAGGGTCCAATAGCCGATATGCTCTAAAAAAGCTCCTGAGAGGACTGGCGTAACGATTTGTCCCGCCATCGAAAAAGTATAGTAATATCCGGTAAATCTGCCGATGTTAGCTCCATCAGCCATCTCAACAACCATTGGGTACGAATTAACGTTAATAGCTGCCCAGCCTAGCCCCACCATTCCCAGCAGGATATTCATCAGGGGAGAATAGCTTTTGAAGAAGCAGCCACCGACAAAAGCAATAAACATGACAATAATGCCAAACAAAATAGTGCGCTTCCGCCCCAATCTACTGGCAAATAATCCAACCGGTATAAATGATATAACTGCTGTTACTGTAGCTACCAGCAGGACATTGGCAAATGCACCGCCAGCCAGACCTAATACTTCCTGAGCATACTTGGAAAACGCGGTCATAACACCATTATATGCCATAAACCATAAAAACACTGACGACAGCAGAAAGATCAGACTGCGGCGAACTGGTTTGGTCATCCCCGCTGACGATCCCTTAGCTGCACTTTTCTCAGTCGCAGCGCTCGGTTCGGGATCTCCAGCTTTGATCTCAGCAGTCAGTTTTTTCTCTTTAATCGTTAAAAAAAGCACCACGGTGGCAAGCACCATGAAGCCTGCAATCACAGCAAAAACAGGCAGATAATTAGGATGCGGTCCCTCTGGTACTAATAACCGGATTGATACCAGAGCAGCAACCACACCCAGCGCGCCCATCAAATTAATCACAGCATTAGCTTTTGACCGCAGCGGTGGCGGAGTAATGTCCGGCATCAGTGCAACAGCCGGTGAGCGGTAGGTGCTGATTGCAAACAAAGTAACAAATAATGCAGCCATAAACATAGGTAAACTGCCGATTTTATCACTTAATGGCAAAAACAGCATTGCAACTACGGTTAGAGCCGTTCCAAACAGAATGAATGGCATTCTCCTGCCAATCGGTGTATCAATTCGGTCAGAAAGGGCACCAAAGAAAGGCAGCATGATTAAGGCAAAAATGTTGTCTAAGGCCATGATGCCTCCTGCCAAAGTGTCGCCAAGTCCAAAGGTATTTTTCAAAATCAAAGGAATGATATTATCATAAAGCTGCCAAAATGTGCTGATTGCCATGAATGCTAGACCAACTAGGAATGTCCGCCGATAGTTAAGTTTCATCATTCCATCCTCCACCCACGCAGATTTGTTTGCGAAAATAGTTAATTACCGCCTAATTATAACACCTGCAGTTAGATATTTCTATACCTATTCTGTTTTACACGAATATTGTCCATATAGTTAGAATCTCAAGTTTACATCAGCAATTTAGCAGGATATAATCTTGAAAAGAGCACTTTTAAGGAGTGACAGCATGCCAAAACTTACTGGATTTCAAATCAAAACAATGGCCATCGCAGCCATGCTGTTAGACCATATTGCGTGGGCTTTCCTTGACCTTCACTCCTGTTGGGGACAACTTCTACACTTTCTAGGTAGAATAACTGCTCCGACAATGTGTTTTTTTATTGTACAGGGCTATCTCCACACCCGCTCTGTACCAAGATATTTTGCAAGGCTGGCTGTGTTCGCCTTAATCTCCCACTTTCCATACGTCTATTTTCGCAGCGGCAGACTGACTTTATATCCTTTTAGTGTTATTTATACGCTTGCTCTCGGTTTATTGGCAGTGTGGTGCTGGGATAAAATGCGGAACAGTAATTGGCGGATTCCAGCATTGATCGGGATTGCTGTTTTTTCCACCCTGGGGGATTGGATGTATTTTATTCCTGCTTTCTGCCTTCTATTCTATATCTACCGCCGCGACCCTCGGCAGCAGGCGTTTGGAATTGGGTACATTGCGTTTGTAATTGCATTTGCTCAATTCTTCGGCACTCTAGTAAGCGGCGCCGGTATCCAGTCCGCTTTGCTTGGCAGTGGCTATCATCTTGGGATCATGCTCAGCATCCCACTGATCAGGTTATATAATGGTGAGCGGGGCGGAGGCAAATTCAGCAAGTGGATGTTCTATATTTTCTACCCTGCTCACCTGTTCATTTTAGGTTTGATTCTTTACACTTAGAATTCTTTTCTCGTATAAATCTTAACGGAGATCAGCATTGATAACAGCACTACTGCTACAATCGCGACCGGCAGTAAATACGGCAGCGCAGACAAGAGCTGAGGCGATAGATCAAATTCCACCCCTGGCACCAGCAGCACCAGCAGTGTCGGAACTAAAAAGATCACTATCATAATCAGCCGAGCTTTTTCAACTCCAAACTTAAAAAGTACGGGCAGCATTACTGCTAGCATTATTAAACCGGCTCCACTGATTCCGAGCGCAGTTGCAATCGCTTCGCCAATGTCTTGGCCCCAATAATAACTGAAAGCAACATTGACCCCACTTACCAAAATTCCTGCTGCAAGATTAAGCATAATCCCCAACACATATTTGCTAAGTACAATTGTGGTTCTGGACAAGGGCAGGGACAGAGCGTACTTATCCCACTTGCAGTGTTCATCATAAGCCATGGCACTCATGGGTAAAATGATCGCATACACAATCGATATGGTAGAAAACATGCTCATATTTTCACTGCTAATTGAAAAAACCAGATAGATTATGGTGATGAGAAAGACTACTCTCCACTGCTTTTTTAACGCGTAAAGATCTTTGATCAGCAGTCCAATCACTGTTTTTCCCCCCTCAGTATAAACAGCATAATATCTTCTATTGTAGCGGTATCGATAAGGCCGCCCCTGAAGTTTGATTTCTCTACGAGCGCCTCAACACCAAAGCGATTTTTGCGGTAACCTTTAATTAACCGCTTATCAATATGTTCAAACTCATCTAAACCGCACTTCAGCACTCCATAGCGGGTTAAAAGCTCATCTTTATCAGACACAAAAACTATCCGTCCCTGATGAATAAAGGTGATATAATCGGCGATCTTTTCAATATCGCTGGTAATATGGGTGGATAGAAAAATGGAATGGTCTTCGCTCTGAATAAATTCCAAAAAGATATCTAAGATCTCATCTCGCACCACCGGATCAAGTCCACTTGTGGGTTCATCAAGGATCAGCAGCCTAGCGCGATGGGACAAAGCTGTCGCAATCGAAAGCTTCATTTTCATGCCCCGGGAAAAAGTCTTTATTTCCTTGTTATTCGGCAGCCCAAACTGATCGAGATAGCGGAAGTAGGCTTGGTGATCCCAATTCCGGTAAATACGGCTCATAAAAGCATTGATGTTTGTGGCAGTCATGCTTTCAGGAAAACTGCTTTCATCATAAACCACACCAATCTGCTCCTTGATTTCAGCTCCATAAGTCAAATTGTCTCGCCCGAAAACTTTGATTTCACCTTCATCTCGATGAATAACATTTAGGATCAGTTTGATGGTAGTGCTCTTTCCGGCTCCGTTTTCACCAATAAAACCCATAATACTCCCCTGCGGCTGGGAAAAGCTGATCTTATCCAGTGTAAATCCGTCATAATGTTTTGTTAAGCCGTTGATTTCGATAACACTGCTCATTTCTTTACTCCCCTTCCCTATAAAACATCTCCAGCACTGTGATTAGTTCTTCTAACGATATCCCTGCCTGTTTTCCGGCTCTGACCGCCACTTCCAAATGCTCTTCAGCAACCCGCAGCTGTTCTTCTCGAATAATCTCCATGTTTTTCTCACTGACAAAAGATCCTTTTCCCTGCACTGTAGTAATGAATCCTTCCCGCTCCAGCTCTTCATAAGCCCTTTTGGTAGTAATCACACTGATCCGCAGTTCTTTCGCCAGATAGCGCATGGATGGCAGCGCTTCACCGGATTTCAATTCTCCTGAGATAATCATGTTTTTAATCTGCGAAGCGATCTGCTCATACAGAGGCAGACCGCTGGAATTACTAAGTACAATCTCCAAACCATCACCACCTGATCATAACGTTCGTTCTGTATATATACATTATATACAGTATAGGCATCACTGTCAATTGTAAACAGAGATACTTCTGGTTTATAATATCAGTGGGGAGTGATAGTATGTTTTTCATTGGTATCTTCGGAGTGCAGAGTAAAAGCGAAAGGATCCACACTGAAACAGCGGTTATCTGCCCTGTCTGCGAAGCATACGGCCGCTACGAAATAATTAAAAGCTACTACTATTTTCATTTCTTTTTCATCCCGTTATGGCGCTGGAACAAACGCTACTATATCCAAACGCAATGCTGCAGCCGAATCTGCGAGATTGAAAAAACATTAGGTGAAAAAATCGAAGCCGGTGAGTCGGTCGAGATAAAAAAAGAACAGATCCTCTGTGGAGGCTCGCCGTCCACTCGAATCTGTCCCAGCTGTTCGGCTCAAGCCGAACCTTATTATCAATACTGTCCCCATTGTGGAACTCGCCTTAGTAATTAGTAAACATATGCCATGGAATGTTCACTTCTGCACTTTGGTTAATGATTTCATCAATATGCATCAAAAGCGGCAATTTACTCAGCTCGATCTCGCCCTTTGCAGCTCGCACGCGAACAGCTTTGGCGATCCGGTTGGTGATAGCAACAGATTCAAGCGTCACTCCAGCTAACCGCTCCATGGCTTCAGCAAATGAAAGGCCACGGCCAAGGAGAGTTCCCAGCAGGCGTGTCCGCCCCCCAAAGATAGTTACATATAAATCGGCGATTCCTGCGATTAGGCTTTCCGGTGCCCCACCCA
Above is a genomic segment from Bacillota bacterium containing:
- a CDS encoding glycerophosphodiester phosphodiesterase, which gives rise to MVWVLRILSAGLILFGSFMVLIKPNRKRGIRLPTEMFAHRGLHGAGVPENSLLAFLLAKERGYGIELDVQLTRDKKVVVFHDPDLLRMCGVDKRVDELTYAELKQYCLGSSHEYIPLLSEVLELLVDVPVICELKPHAGNNNTEICEYVCQEIADYAGELWIESFSPFIVRWFKLNRPDIIRGQLSMDFIRQREGLNLLEAFLMKHLLVNFIGRPDFIGYRAEHSSFGFTLCRRLFQPICLAWTVTEPELKEKMRNRFHGFIFEEKAQGLEESH
- a CDS encoding SLC45 family MFS transporter, with the protein product MKLNYRRTFLVGLAFMAISTFWQLYDNIIPLILKNTFGLGDTLAGGIMALDNIFALIMLPFFGALSDRIDTPIGRRMPFILFGTALTVVAMLFLPLSDKIGSLPMFMAALFVTLFAISTYRSPAVALMPDITPPPLRSKANAVINLMGALGVVAALVSIRLLVPEGPHPNYLPVFAVIAGFMVLATVVLFLTIKEKKLTAEIKAGDPEPSAATEKSAAKGSSAGMTKPVRRSLIFLLSSVFLWFMAYNGVMTAFSKYAQEVLGLAGGAFANVLLVATVTAVISFIPVGLFASRLGRKRTILFGIIVMFIAFVGGCFFKSYSPLMNILLGMVGLGWAAINVNSYPMVVEMADGANIGRFTGYYYTFSMAGQIVTPVLSGAFLEHIGYWTLFPYAAVFMLLAFCTMMMVKHGDHRPLLPEDKLELLDVVD
- a CDS encoding pilus assembly protein — translated: MPKLTGFQIKTMAIAAMLLDHIAWAFLDLHSCWGQLLHFLGRITAPTMCFFIVQGYLHTRSVPRYFARLAVFALISHFPYVYFRSGRLTLYPFSVIYTLALGLLAVWCWDKMRNSNWRIPALIGIAVFSTLGDWMYFIPAFCLLFYIYRRDPRQQAFGIGYIAFVIAFAQFFGTLVSGAGIQSALLGSGYHLGIMLSIPLIRLYNGERGGGKFSKWMFYIFYPAHLFILGLILYT
- a CDS encoding ABC-2 transporter permease, with translation MIGLLIKDLYALKKQWRVVFLITIIYLVFSISSENMSMFSTISIVYAIILPMSAMAYDEHCKWDKYALSLPLSRTTIVLSKYVLGIMLNLAAGILVSGVNVAFSYYWGQDIGEAIATALGISGAGLIMLAVMLPVLFKFGVEKARLIMIVIFLVPTLLVLLVPGVEFDLSPQLLSALPYLLPVAIVAVVLLSMLISVKIYTRKEF
- a CDS encoding ABC transporter ATP-binding protein is translated as MSSVIEINGLTKHYDGFTLDKISFSQPQGSIMGFIGENGAGKSTTIKLILNVIHRDEGEIKVFGRDNLTYGAEIKEQIGVVYDESSFPESMTATNINAFMSRIYRNWDHQAYFRYLDQFGLPNNKEIKTFSRGMKMKLSIATALSHRARLLILDEPTSGLDPVVRDEILDIFLEFIQSEDHSIFLSTHITSDIEKIADYITFIHQGRIVFVSDKDELLTRYGVLKCGLDEFEHIDKRLIKGYRKNRFGVEALVEKSNFRGGLIDTATIEDIMLFILRGEKQ
- a CDS encoding GntR family transcriptional regulator is translated as MEIVLSNSSGLPLYEQIASQIKNMIISGELKSGEALPSMRYLAKELRISVITTKRAYEELEREGFITTVQGKGSFVSEKNMEIIREEQLRVAEEHLEVAVRAGKQAGISLEELITVLEMFYREGE
- a CDS encoding zinc ribbon domain-containing protein, which produces MFFIGIFGVQSKSERIHTETAVICPVCEAYGRYEIIKSYYYFHFFFIPLWRWNKRYYIQTQCCSRICEIEKTLGEKIEAGESVEIKKEQILCGGSPSTRICPSCSAQAEPYYQYCPHCGTRLSN